One segment of Acidobacteriota bacterium DNA contains the following:
- a CDS encoding FG-GAP-like repeat-containing protein — MVRLLLIPFLAGVVLWTLFGLPPRSDSAEVMELLRLNSRGVAYMEQLDYKAAGNEFSRLLELDPNFVPGHVNLGVALFNQQLHEEAARSFRQALELDPEQIQSHYMMGLIYRNQDEAAKAAEAFGQVSRQDPQDPSTQYYLGLLSSRGRRYEEAIGHFRKVLSLEPYNASAHYNLAIALTRSGQSEEGRAEMEKFRTLQGMFGATTLGLQYLEQGRYALVLEDLDGYLPQPSVESREEFVVRFREVGASAGLNFRHDGPGKAISEVSSVQELEDGLVPWVGSGSSFGDYDGDGHEDLFLANSGPGGSRSSLFRNRGNGTFQETSREAGLEQKGRTMHGVWGDYDNDQDLDLYLINYGPNVLYKNEGDGRFLDVTEQARVGDPAWGSGGAFVDYDHDGDLDLLVTNLTARPESLESGTRFPQDFPGANNSLFRNNSDGTFTDVSESSGLAGERLQTWSSVCTDFDNRRDIDFYFVNQGAPNQLFSNQRDGTFMDMAEAAGVSGDGDGVGVGIGDLAHRGVLDLALPALTGSDFNLWTRQARNRRYARRQNWMPENWKTPGHVHTAHLLDFDNDGDQDLLLVSAPLFTSSWEDPRRNFHLLANHRGRFQDVSRQAGLDEFRGLPVRGVSAADYDRDGDLDLVANVNGHPPLLLRNQGGNRNSWVSVTARGTNSNRSGIGTKVEIRSGRLLQKGEVRGGYGFLSQNSATLHFGLGPRQDIDIVRLLWPGGVLQSELNQQVNQALEIQELDRKGTSCPILYVWNGERYVFQTDFLGGSAYGYLLAPGTFNYPDTDEYVKLNRSQVGLKDGRLAVTLNNQLEELILFDQLEVVVVDHPGDYEIYPDEKLLPGPPYAGFRILTFSDPRPPLRATDGKGRNLLPALSKLDGKYPDLFRNLPFKGYAEPHDLILDLGPVSGENTRLLLDAWIDYADSTSNLAASQSGLSLSPPVLQVQDANGVWVTVIERMGFPAGLPKPMTVDLSGKFLSDSRKVRIRTNMRIHWDRIRVDASPPRRDFRTFRLSPQQADLHYLGFPAGIGKPLLGYDRSQILPTAPWKAHIGNYTRFGEVSPLLLERDDMFVATRAGDEIEAFFDLDRIPPPPEGWVRDFLVYVDGFGKDMDLHSASPDTVGPLPFHGMSRFPYGPNERYPDTPAHQRYLQEWNTRRVDRWY, encoded by the coding sequence ATGGTGCGTCTGCTTCTGATTCCCTTCCTCGCCGGTGTCGTCCTTTGGACTCTGTTCGGGTTGCCCCCCCGGAGCGATTCGGCTGAGGTGATGGAACTCCTGCGGCTCAACAGCCGGGGCGTGGCCTACATGGAACAACTCGACTACAAGGCTGCCGGCAACGAGTTTTCCCGTCTTCTGGAACTGGACCCGAATTTCGTGCCCGGCCACGTGAACCTGGGCGTCGCGCTGTTCAATCAGCAACTCCACGAGGAAGCTGCCCGATCCTTCCGGCAGGCCTTGGAATTGGATCCGGAGCAGATCCAGTCCCACTACATGATGGGCCTCATCTATCGGAACCAGGACGAGGCGGCGAAGGCGGCGGAGGCGTTCGGCCAGGTCTCCCGGCAGGACCCCCAGGATCCGTCCACCCAGTACTACCTGGGACTGCTGAGTTCCCGTGGCCGCCGCTACGAGGAAGCCATTGGCCACTTCAGAAAGGTCCTCTCTCTGGAGCCGTACAACGCTTCGGCTCACTACAATCTGGCCATCGCTCTGACCCGCAGCGGCCAGTCGGAGGAAGGCCGCGCGGAGATGGAGAAATTTCGAACCCTCCAGGGCATGTTCGGGGCCACGACACTGGGACTCCAATACCTGGAGCAGGGACGCTATGCCCTGGTGCTGGAGGATCTCGACGGCTACCTTCCACAACCATCCGTCGAGAGCCGAGAGGAATTCGTGGTTCGATTCCGGGAGGTCGGGGCGTCTGCGGGGCTGAACTTTCGACACGATGGCCCGGGGAAGGCCATATCCGAAGTGTCGTCGGTCCAGGAATTGGAAGATGGGCTGGTCCCGTGGGTCGGATCGGGAAGTTCCTTCGGCGATTACGATGGAGATGGTCACGAGGACCTTTTCCTCGCCAACTCCGGCCCGGGTGGAAGCCGGAGCTCCCTCTTCCGAAACCGGGGAAACGGCACGTTTCAGGAGACGAGCCGTGAGGCGGGGCTCGAACAAAAAGGCCGGACCATGCACGGCGTCTGGGGAGACTACGACAACGACCAGGACCTGGACCTCTACCTCATCAACTACGGGCCCAACGTGCTCTACAAGAATGAAGGAGACGGCCGCTTTCTGGACGTGACGGAGCAGGCGCGGGTCGGCGACCCTGCCTGGGGGAGCGGGGGAGCGTTCGTCGACTACGACCACGACGGAGACCTGGACCTCCTGGTGACCAACCTCACGGCGCGCCCCGAGAGCCTCGAGTCCGGGACCCGGTTTCCCCAGGATTTCCCGGGAGCGAACAACTCGTTGTTCCGCAACAACTCCGACGGGACCTTCACCGACGTCAGCGAATCCTCCGGCTTGGCCGGGGAGCGGCTGCAGACCTGGTCTTCCGTCTGCACGGACTTCGACAACCGAAGGGACATCGACTTCTATTTCGTCAATCAGGGCGCCCCGAACCAGCTCTTCAGCAATCAGCGGGACGGAACCTTTATGGACATGGCCGAAGCGGCCGGCGTCTCCGGTGACGGTGACGGCGTCGGCGTCGGAATCGGAGATTTGGCGCACCGGGGCGTCCTGGACCTGGCGCTCCCCGCTCTGACCGGATCCGATTTCAACCTCTGGACCCGGCAAGCGAGGAACCGCCGGTACGCTCGCCGCCAAAACTGGATGCCGGAAAATTGGAAGACGCCGGGTCACGTGCACACGGCCCACCTTCTGGACTTTGACAACGATGGCGACCAGGACCTTCTGCTCGTCTCGGCTCCCCTGTTCACCTCGAGCTGGGAGGATCCGCGCCGCAATTTCCACCTCCTGGCCAATCACCGGGGCCGTTTCCAGGACGTGAGCCGGCAGGCGGGCCTCGATGAATTCCGCGGCCTCCCGGTTCGCGGCGTGAGCGCCGCCGACTACGACCGGGACGGAGACCTGGACCTGGTGGCCAACGTGAACGGTCATCCTCCCCTGCTGCTGCGGAATCAGGGAGGCAACCGCAACAGTTGGGTCTCGGTGACCGCCCGCGGGACCAACAGCAACCGCAGCGGCATCGGAACCAAGGTCGAGATCCGCAGCGGCCGCCTCCTGCAGAAAGGAGAGGTGCGCGGCGGCTACGGCTTTCTGAGCCAGAATTCGGCCACCCTGCACTTCGGACTGGGCCCCCGGCAGGACATCGACATCGTCCGGCTGCTGTGGCCCGGCGGGGTCCTGCAGTCGGAACTGAATCAGCAGGTGAACCAGGCTCTGGAGATCCAGGAGCTGGACCGCAAGGGGACGAGCTGTCCCATCCTCTACGTCTGGAACGGAGAACGCTACGTCTTTCAAACCGATTTCCTGGGAGGGAGCGCCTACGGTTACCTGCTGGCGCCGGGGACCTTCAACTATCCCGACACCGACGAATACGTGAAGCTGAACCGGAGCCAGGTGGGTCTGAAGGACGGACGTTTGGCGGTCACGCTGAACAACCAGCTGGAAGAGTTGATCCTGTTCGACCAACTCGAGGTGGTGGTGGTGGACCATCCGGGCGACTACGAGATCTACCCGGACGAGAAGCTGCTTCCGGGACCTCCCTATGCCGGCTTTCGGATCCTGACCTTTTCCGATCCAAGGCCGCCGCTTCGGGCTACCGACGGCAAAGGCCGAAATCTTCTGCCGGCCCTCAGCAAACTGGACGGAAAATACCCGGACCTGTTTCGCAACCTGCCCTTCAAGGGGTATGCCGAGCCTCATGACCTGATCCTGGATCTGGGCCCGGTTTCGGGAGAGAACACGCGCCTCCTGCTGGACGCCTGGATCGACTATGCGGACAGCACCAGCAACCTGGCGGCCTCCCAGTCGGGTCTGAGCCTGAGTCCCCCGGTCCTCCAGGTTCAGGATGCGAACGGCGTCTGGGTGACCGTCATCGAGCGCATGGGCTTTCCCGCTGGCCTTCCCAAACCCATGACCGTCGATCTCTCGGGCAAGTTCCTGAGCGACAGCCGGAAGGTTCGGATTCGAACCAACATGCGGATCCACTGGGACCGGATTCGGGTGGACGCGAGTCCTCCCCGGCGCGACTTCAGGACTTTCCGGCTCAGTCCCCAACAGGCCGATCTTCACTACCTGGGGTTTCCGGCCGGGATCGGGAAACCGCTCCTGGGTTATGACCGCAGCCAAATCCTCCCCACGGCACCCTGGAAGGCGCACATCGGCAACTACACCCGGTTCGGCGAGGTGAGTCCGCTGCTGCTCGAACGGGACGACATGTTCGTGGCGACGCGCGCCGGCGACGAGATCGAGGCGTTCTTCGACCTGGACCGGATTCCTCCTCCCCCCGAAGGATGGGTGAGGGATTTTCTCGTGTATGTGGATGGATTCGGGAAGGATATGGACCTCCATTCGGCCTCCCCCGACACGGTCGGTCCGCTGCCTTTCCACGGCATGAGCCGATTTCCGTACGGCCCGAACGAGCGTTATCCGGACACGCCGGCCCACCAACGCTACCTGCAGGAGTGGAACACCCGCCGCGTCGACCGCTGGTACTGA
- a CDS encoding polymer-forming cytoskeletal protein yields MWKKESPEPSIPAVDPVQPGPAPRNPIQRNPVKRLKERAVIGTAIVIHGEVSGGQDLLVNGRIEGKVSLANQTLTVGREGRIKADMFAKLVSIEGSVEGTIQGEEKIVLRGTGSVRGNLIAPQVVLEEGCRFKGSIDMGDKNDDQESSAVDGKESQSEDSTVDAVLASPGVVSEPVISTETASPFPKA; encoded by the coding sequence ATGTGGAAAAAAGAATCGCCTGAACCATCTATTCCTGCCGTGGACCCGGTCCAACCTGGGCCTGCGCCACGGAACCCCATCCAACGGAACCCCGTCAAACGGCTGAAGGAAAGAGCCGTCATCGGAACGGCCATCGTCATCCACGGGGAGGTGAGCGGCGGCCAGGACCTGTTGGTCAATGGCCGGATTGAAGGAAAGGTATCGCTTGCCAACCAAACTCTCACCGTAGGCCGGGAGGGGCGGATCAAGGCGGACATGTTCGCCAAGTTGGTCAGCATCGAGGGCAGCGTCGAAGGGACCATCCAGGGCGAAGAGAAGATCGTCCTGCGTGGGACCGGAAGCGTGCGGGGAAACCTCATCGCTCCCCAAGTCGTTCTGGAAGAGGGTTGCCGGTTCAAGGGCAGCATCGACATGGGCGACAAGAACGATGACCAGGAGTCGTCGGCAGTCGATGGCAAGGAATCCCAAAGTGAAGACTCGACCGTGGATGCTGTGCTGGCTTCACCGGGAGTCGTTTCCGAACCAGTCATCTCCACCGAAACCGCATCCCCCTTTCCAAAGGCGTGA